In Candidatus Cloacimonadota bacterium, a single genomic region encodes these proteins:
- the tnpA gene encoding IS200/IS605 family transposase encodes MPKHSLKICWFHIIWSTKNRIPFFQDKKKCVQVTKIIKNICLENNIYFKIGHINPEHIHILVDLPVDLTIKRMMQLIKGISSHTINESLMFKQKFSWARGYAAFSVSESQLDKVIHYIKNQDEHHRRMSFREEWELFCRKYLETVKTVKVATSSKIPPDESGG; translated from the coding sequence ATGCCCAAACACTCACTAAAAATCTGCTGGTTTCATATCATCTGGTCAACGAAAAACAGAATTCCTTTCTTTCAAGATAAAAAGAAATGTGTTCAAGTTACAAAAATTATTAAAAACATCTGTCTTGAAAACAATATATATTTCAAGATTGGTCATATAAATCCTGAACATATCCATATTTTAGTAGATCTTCCTGTTGATTTGACTATTAAGAGAATGATGCAGTTGATCAAGGGAATTTCTTCACATACTATCAATGAATCTTTGATGTTTAAACAGAAATTCTCATGGGCGCGAGGGTATGCCGCTTTTTCTGTATCTGAAAGTCAATTGGATAAAGTTATCCACTATATAAAAAATCAAGATGAACATCATAGAAGGATGAGTTTCCGGGAAGAATGGGAATTGTTTTGTCGTAAATACTTGGAAACCGTTAAAACGGTTAAAGTTGCAACCTCCAGCAAAATCCCACCAGATGAATCTGGTGGTTAA